A portion of the Camelus ferus isolate YT-003-E chromosome 16, BCGSAC_Cfer_1.0, whole genome shotgun sequence genome contains these proteins:
- the ZNF830 gene encoding zinc finger protein 830 yields MASPASARPSAGKRVVNQDELRRLMKEKQRLSTNRKRIESPFAKYNRLGQLSCALCNTPVKSELLWQTHVLGKQHREKVAELKGAKEATQGPSTSAVPQSAKRKGPDAESQDAKRAKASPVPQVQPSSSALATNFNKAGKESTRATLSKASGLGLLPDYEEEEEEEAGGEEKRGEACKQQSNVHSLSSPREASGSSRLPSNFSDTNPPKAPLIPHSGSIEKAEIHEKVVERRENTAEALPEGFFDDPEVDARVRKVDAPKDQMDKEWDEFQKAMRQVNTISEAIVAEEDEEGRLDRQIGEIDEQIECYRRVEKLRNRQDEIKNKLKEVLTIKELQKKEEENVDSDDEGELQDLLSQDWRVKGALL; encoded by the coding sequence ATGGCGTCTCCTGCTTCTGCCCGGCCTTCGGCCGGGAAGCGAGTGGTGAATCAGGACGAACTGCGGCGGTTGATGAAGGAGAAGCAGCGTCTGAGCACCAACCGGAAACGGATAGAATCTCCATTCGCGAAGTACAACCGTTTGGGGCAGCTAAGTTGTGCCCTGTGTAACACGCCGGTTAAGAGCGAGCTCCTGTGGCAGACTCACGTCCTGGGAAAGCAGCACCGGGAGAAAGTGGCTGAGCTGAAAGGCGCGAAGGAGGCCACCCAGGGTCCATCCACCAGTGCAGTGCCTCAGTCCGCCAAGAGGAAGGGGCCGGACGCAGAAAGCCAAGATGCCAAAAGAGCGAAGGCCTCCCCGGTGCCTCAGGTACAGCCCTCCTCTTCCGCTTTGGCCACCAACTTTAACAAAGCAGGAAAGGAGTCCACTAGAGCGACCCTCAGTAAGGCTTCGGGACTCGGTTTGCTCCCTGattatgaggaggaggaggaggaggaagcaggaggagaagagaagaggggggAAGCCTGTAAGCAGCAGTCCAACGTGCACTCACTTTCCTCCCCGCGGGAGGCAAGTGGTAGTAGTAGGCTGCCAAGCAATTTCTCGGATACAAATCCTCCCAAGGCCCCTTTAATTCCTCATTCAGGGTCAATTGAGAaagcagaaatacatgaaaaagtagtggaaaggagagaaaacaccGCGGAAGCGTTACCGGAAGGCTTTTTTGACGACCCTGAGGTAGATGCGAGGGTACGAAAGGTTGATGCTCCCAAGGATCAGATGGACAAAGAGTGGGACGAATTTCAAAAAGCCATGAGACAGGTCAACACTATTTCCGAAGCCATAGTTGCTGAAGAGGATGAGGAGGGACGGTTGGACCGGCAGATTGGGGAGATCGACGAGCAGATAGAGTGTTACCGCCGGGTGGAAAAGCTGCGGAATCGCcaggatgaaataaaaaataagcttaaaGAGGTCCTGACCATAAAAGAacttcagaaaaaggaagaagagaatgttGACAGCGACGATGAAGGAGAACTACAGGATTTGTTGTCTCAGGATTGGAGAGTGAAAGGAGCTTTATTATAG